In Balaenoptera acutorostrata chromosome 3, mBalAcu1.1, whole genome shotgun sequence, the genomic stretch TGTAGGGGAATGAAATGTTATACTGAAATACATAATATACAAAACACTCTAATCctttgaaactttaaaattaaaaaaatttttttttacattgacaGAAAGGATTTGATGTATTCAATGCGCTAGATTTGATGGAAAATAAGACATTCTTGGAAAAACTCAAGTTTGGCATAGGCGATGGCAATTTACAGTATTACTTGTACAACTGGAGGTGTCCAGGGACAGAGTCCGAAAAGGTAAGTGAAGTTGATAAACCTTTGTAAACTTGATAAATTTACCTAGAAAATCCCATATTTACTTCTCTTCAGATTGTTGAGAGGTTTTTTCTTTagtagcttttttaaaatatagatctaTTGTACTACATTATAATTTTTCTTGCTCACTTGTTTTTGCTATtccatttcttccctccctttagGTTGGACTCGTATTACAGTAGATGgatatttctatttctagaaCTCTGATGTCATCATTTGTTAATATCCTAGTTAATGATTCCTGGAACTGCCATTCCAAAGAATAAAAGCACAACCTAAGTGACATCGAAGTGTCAGTAAcagaaaagatggaaaaacaTCCACTGGTGACCAATAGAACACATTTCTAGCTAGAATGTTAACATTCATCCTTTTTTTCACTGTTGACCCATTTGtaggagggatggaaggaggatACAAAGAGCACATTCCTCTAATTTTCAACCTTCTGACTGTCTCTCAATGAAGAGAAGGTACTTGTCCCTCTCTAGAAAAATGGGCCGCTTTTCTATGGATTGAACAGAATCACAGAATCGTGTAAGAAAATCTTTGCCATTGTGTGGAGATAAACTGCTGCCTTTCTGTTTATTAAGTGGGGGTCTGTGGGTCCATGTAGCAGAATGAGGGAGCCATGTGGAAAGGGCTTACTTATGTCACTGCACATGATCTCATCGGGAACCTCTATGGAGCCAGCATTTCTGTAACGCAGAGATGAGTGGTGGGTGTTAAAGTGAAGAGTGAGATAAAAATGTGctggttgggggcttccctggtggcgcagtggttgagaatccgcctgccaatgcaggggcacgggttcgagccctggtccaggaagatcccacatgccgcggagcaactaagcccgtgcaccacaactactgagcctgcgcgtctggagcctgtgctccgcaacaagagaggccgcgatagtgaggcccgcgcaccgcgatgaagagtggcccccgctcaccgcaactggagaaagccctcgcacagaaacgaagacccaacacagccaaatataaatataaaaataaattaattaattaaaaaataaaaagataggcCTAGagctacagaaattaaaaaaaaaaatgtactggtTGACTATTTCTCTAGAAGCAAAGTTGCCAAATCAATAAACACACAAATGGGTACTTTGATCTTCAGCAGGTTTGTGGATTGGTTCCAAAGCAAGGTTTGGGGCAAGCATTAAGTGTGTTCTCTGAAGAGCACACACCCCTGACAAACTAGACTGTTCTGCTCCTGCAGAGACTCTTTTCTTCTCAGCAACAGCCAGGATacgtgaggaaaagaaaaatcaaagcccTTAAGTCAGAAGACATGCCCAGTGGAGTTTATTAGTGCCATCAGGACACTGATAATTTGAATGTTTTTTATTACTTATGCAGAATTGCACATATTCCTTTATCCTGACTCTAATTTATCATGAAAGCTGTCGTGCTCTAGGAAGATGTCTTATTTGTAAATAAGTCTTGTGGTTTTGTTACTGATGGTGTTTTTATCTAGGATTTGAAAAACCAAGTTTCTCGGTGTACATAGATAATGTATATATCACCAATAGCCCAAGGGGAAGAAGATGCTGGACAAGGCCACCTAAAATGGCCTCAACTCAAATACCACAAAGCAGATACTTCTTCCTGCCTTTATGTACCAGTGCCTAGGCCGTTCAGTCCAGAAAAACCTAATTACCTTCGACAACAGGATGCCCTTCCTTCATGTTACAAGTAGTCAAAGGACACAATCATACCTTATAAAAGCCAGGCAGGAGCTAAGCACACTGTGGCCCATAAGCTAAACTCAGCACAtcacctgtttttgtacagcccacGAGCTAAGAATGGTGTTTACATTTTTGAATggttgaggagaaaaaaaaaaaatgttttgtgacacataaaaattacaggaaattcagatttcagcatccataaataaagttttatgggaacaaggcctcattcattcatgtgttgCCTGTACATGGCAGGCAGAGTTGAGTTGTTCCGACAGAGACTATGGACCCAAAGGCCTAAACTTGGCCCTTTAGGGAAAAAGTTCTATTGCCCCTGATTTCCTCTGAAAATCAGAAAGCCTCTTTCCGCAGCTTCCCGTCATCCTGAAGGCCACCCCACAGCTGTGGCACCCTGGGACCTCCACTAGGGGGCATGCGTGGGCTCCGAAGTCGTCCTTAATTTAGGACAGCACTGTGTTCCTTCTCGAAGACGCAAGGGAAGACTTCTATAGGATGATTCAAACCCAACTgcgttacctttttttttcctaacgtGAGGAGGATGCCTGCAGAAGCAAAAGTGAACCAATTCACTGAAACGCCAGAATTAAGCAAACAAGATTTTTAACATAATCCAGAGTCGAGGCTCCAGTTGGGATTTACGTTCCGCTCGTTTTTATGGCAGTCTTACATGAAGCAGGTTTTCGAATAATTGCAGGATTGTCCCTCAGAAGTTGTGTCACGGGCTCACCTCATGACAAAACTGTGGCATTGTTCCTCTCTCCACTTACAGAATTGCAGTTAAGAGAGTTCATGTTCTTTTACTCAGTAATTTTTAAGTAcagtaatttataaattattagcACATTTGCCGCCTTATAATGCCTCTTTATAACTTACGCATGTTACCAATGAgcattttaaagtagaaaatcaGTACAGCTGCTTGTGTTTATAAAGTAGCCGTTAGAACTAAATTTCAATGCAATATACAGTGTCTTACAGATTCAAAAAGCCCACACCACCCCGTGTCCTTTGTCAGTAATGGAAATGCTCTGGTCCATGACGTATCCTTGCCCACACACCCCGCCTTTTTTTGGTCAAGATGGCattcagtaaatttaaaaggaagTGGCATAATCCACAGATCAACCAGAATTTAGGCTGAAAATAAACTTTGGCAAGCCAGTACCTTCCCCGTGAATTGCAGAAAGCACCTTTACCAAACACATGCTGTAAAGAGCAGATACTTTAACATAGAGCATTGACTCTGCTCCATACACTAACACGAGTGACCCCTGTCATGGCAGACCCACCTCTGAGCACCCAAGCTCCTCcgcttatttttttattctcttactGCTTTATTTCACCTAATTACCATCATACTTTGGATACATGCTAAAGTCCCAAGGAAGTAAGTTAACCGTGTAAAGGGGTGAATTCTAACTAGTCAGAATACCTTATCTGGcaattttgataaatgtttagCCTTTCTCCCAAGCCCACGCTTAGGCCTGCCTACAAAGAAAGGCAAACtgacagtaaaaaataataatgtattttttctgaGGACAATGTATTGCTTGGCATTTACTATCTTTCCTTTACAACTGCTGGTGCACCTGCCATCCAGTTTCATCTCCCCCGCCAACTAGAACCGTGTTTGTGTGGCCTGTTTGCCAAGTTTGGATAGAAAGATGTCCAGCGTTGCAGGATAGATGTTCCTGCTCACAAGCATTGTGCCAGCCTTTTAAATAGTGAATTTATACAAGCATGGACATTAGTTTTAATAAACTTTTGATACTCATACTGCTGAATATTCTGTGCACTTAGTGTCCCTAAGCTTCAGCGTATCTGTATGCTACAGAGACTCTTACACATTTGAAAGGAATGATACTAAACAGCGTCCCAAGAATATATGTAAAagtcattttattcatttcaaggCTTCTCTACAAGGTGTCGTTTTACAACTGTATGAAGTGACAGGTTTATACAAGATTACTTTGAAGCCGTTTTTTTACTTTTGGGTGGTTTCCTTATCTTATTGGGGTTTGGaatcagtttctttattttcaggGGTTGTAACACTGCAGCCTGCTGACCCTCAGCAAGCTTTCTCTTGGGTTTAGAGAGGTCTTCGAAGGAAGTGTCCAAAATCTCTTTGTCTTGGCTTTCCAAAGATTCCATCTCCGGGTTCTCCCTGGGGTCTTCAAGTGTGCCTCGGAGCCACGGCACGTCCAGACGGGGGACTCTGGGGATGATGGCCCTCACTTCCTCTGCAAAGGCAGCGGTGTTTCTTTTGAACCCCAAGGCCAGGACGCACGTCAAGCCCATGGCGGGTGCGAGCCTCTCGCTGAGCCGGGGCACCTGGCAGGCAGGGACACCTCTGCTGGCGCTCAGCGGCACCAGGTGCGCGGTGACGATGGCTGGCTTGGCCGACTTGCACGCCAGGACCAAGAGCAGCTCGTTCCTCTCCAAGGCTCTGGTGACCTCATTGATGCCGATGGCAAGCTGCTTTCTGACGTCGGCAGGGGTCCACCCTGATGCCTGGGGCCCACCTTctggcttttcctccttcagaTCCTCACCGGTGTCCACATCCAGGCTGCACGTGTCTCCGCTTTGTGTTTTCAAAGCGggctgctttttctttctcttcctgtccTCAGTCTTCTGAAGCCCCAGAGATTTAATCCTGTCCTCCAGGGTCTGTAGTATGAAGTGCATATCCTCCCCGTCCAGGGCACCCCAGCGGATGGTGTACGGGTTGTTCAATGACGTCTTCACAGGTAAAGGTCTCGTCTTCCGCACAGAGCCCCTCCCTGGTGCCTGGGGGGCTGCGGCCATTCTGAAGACCCTTTGCAGAGGAGCAAAACGACAAAGGAAAACACGTGTTAACTAGACAGGCATGCCTTAAGGATTTCTTGGCTGTGCTCCTTCTGATTTTGGAAAGGCTAAAGCAAGCCTACTTATATAGGACATAtatacacgtacatatatatatatatatgtgaccATACATCTAACTTCTAagttttccccattttttcctGTGACTTGGTCTTCATTCATATACGTGCAATTTATGAATGTTTTGCATTACTGCGATCATActgaatttctatttatttcctttatttaaaatgttccatgTTGCTACTTGTTCATAATTATTTATCCTCTTCAGGACCTCTGGTATTAGTCTGATAGATTTGTTACCATTTTCTGTATTGCCCTCTACTTAGgcttccatccattcattcagcaaacattcactgagcacctccAACTCTTGAGTCATGGGCACCGGGTTTCAGCCGTGAACAAGTTCCCACCACCACCTCTGTAAGTCCCCGAGTCTGCCTGCCTCAGCACACAGTCTCTAAGGGCCCTGGAAGCCTCTGCCGTTCATAATTAAccagctgtgatttttttttaagaactgggACCATAATGTATGCACATGACTAAAAATCCAAATGATATTTTCATTCTGTGCCCTTTTGTAAGTCTCCTTCCCTCCGTGGACCCTAAgtttcttgtctgtctttcctAAAACACAGATACACAGATTCCCCCTTCCCCTGATAAGTCCAAGCTGGCCGTTCCTCTGGCTGACAATGTGATAAAATCTAGGGAAATAtcgtaatgaaatttaaaaatattaatccatTAAGGCAAAACAGTAACAGGGATC encodes the following:
- the RPP38 gene encoding ribonuclease P protein subunit p38; protein product: MAAAPQAPGRGSVRKTRPLPVKTSLNNPYTIRWGALDGEDMHFILQTLEDRIKSLGLQKTEDRKRKKKQPALKTQSGDTCSLDVDTGEDLKEEKPEGGPQASGWTPADVRKQLAIGINEVTRALERNELLLVLACKSAKPAIVTAHLVPLSASRGVPACQVPRLSERLAPAMGLTCVLALGFKRNTAAFAEEVRAIIPRVPRLDVPWLRGTLEDPRENPEMESLESQDKEILDTSFEDLSKPKRKLAEGQQAAVLQPLKIKKLIPNPNKIRKPPKSKKTASK